CAAAAACGAACTGTCGCATTTTGCCGTCGAAGCCAACCTGCTGGATCGTCTCGAAGGCATGTTTATCGAATACGGCGAGCATGGCACGGGGACCTTCAGGCACTATATCCATGCTGAAGATAAACAAAAGATCGAGGCGGGGCACAAGGTCGGCACCTTCACAGAGTGGCAGTCGCTCCCCTGCGGCACCGATTTGCTGTTTTACGAAGGCCTGCACGGCGGCTTGGTCACGGAAGAGTTCGACATTGCCCGTCATGTTGATCTGCTGGTAGGCGTAGCGCCCACGATGAATCTGGAATGGATCCAGAAAATCGATCGCGACACCAAGATGCGCGGTTACTCCCAGGAAGCGGTCATCGACACCATTCTGGGCCGCATGGATGACTACGTGCGCTATATCCAACCCCAGTTTTCGCGCACGCACATCAATTTCCAGCGCGTGCCCACGGTGGATACCTCAAACCCCTTTGAGGTGCAGGATATTCCCACCGACGCGGAGTCGTTTGTGGTCATCCGTTTCCGTGACCCTTCCACGGTGGACTTTCCCTGGCTGCTGGCGATGATCAAGGATTCGTTCATGACCCGGCCCCACACCCTGGTGGTGCCGGGTGCAAGAATGTCGCTGGCCATGGAGCTTATCCTGGCGCCGTTGGTGCGCCACTTGTTGTCACAGCGGCGTTTTCGTTAAGCTCACAGGTAACAATCGTTTACCTGTGTCGCCAGGTCACGCTCACTGAGGAGCTTTTATGGACTGTCTGTTTTGTAAAATCATCAACCGCGAAATCCCTGCTGATATTGTCTATGAAGACGAGCACGTGCTGGCGTTCAACGACATCAATCCCCAGGCACCCACGCATCAGTTGATCATTCCCAAGAAGCACATCGCCACGCTCAACGATATACAGGATGATGACCTGGTGACCGTTGGGCGGTTGCAATATACCGCAGCGAAGCTCGCCCAAGAGCAGGGCTTTGCCGACGATGGCTACCGGATCGTCATGAACTGCAACGAAATGGGCGGCCAAACGGTCTATCATATCCACATGCACTTGCTCGGCGGGCGTCAGTTTACCTGGCCCGCCGGGTAAGTCGCTGCGACTTTTACGACCCTCGGCCAAGGAGCGAGCCATGATGCGTCGATGCCCCCGTTCTGACCAATGGATCTATCAGTTTGACCGTGCGCTGCGCACGCTGGCACCGCCTACGGTGCGTTCAAAAGCGCCTGTGCCGGTGTCGCCAAGCGATGAAACCCTGACAGCCTTCGAGGCCCACCACGTGTCAGGCATGATGCGCGTCAACCACAATGGTGAAGTATGCCTGCAAGGGCTTTACCAGGGGCAGCGGCTGTTTGCCCAACGGCCCGATGCCAGCGCACAAATGCAACAGTCAGCAACCAATGATCTTGGCCACTTGGCCCTGTTTAGCCAGCGGCTACGGCAATTGGATAGTCGTACAAGCCTGCTTGCGCCGTGTTTCTATATAGCCTCGCTGAGTATTGGCGCGACCACGGGCGCGCTGAGCGAACGCCTTGGCCTGGGTCTACTGGCCGCCAGTGAATCACAAGCTGCCAAGCGTTTCGGCGACCAGCAGTCACGCCTGCCGGAGGCTGACCAGACGTCACGTACGATGCTTCGCCAAATGGCCGTAGAGAAAAATCACCATGCCCAACTGGCGTTGGAAGCGGGCGGTGTCAGCCTGCCGGCGCCGGTGCAATGGCTCATGAGGGGTGCCTTCAAGGCGGTTAGTAAAACGACGTATCACGGCTAATTGCGCGCAGATACCTACAAAAAAACCCCGCCGAAGCGGGGTTTTTTTGCAGATCAAACGCTTTAAGCATCGATGCGCTTGTATTTCATGCGCTTGGGCGTGTCGTTGCCGACGCGCTTCTTGTGATCTTCTTCATAGTCGGTGTAGTTGCCGTCAAAGAAGACCACCTCGGAATCGCCCTCAAACGCCAGAATATGCGTAGCAATCCGGTCAAGGAACCAGCGGTCGTGCGAGATGACCATGGCACAACCCGGGAAGGCCAGCAGTGCTTCTTCCAGTGCACGTAGCGTCTCGATATCCAGGTCGTTGGACGGTTCGTCAAGCAGCAGCACGTTGGCCCCCTGCTTGAGCGTTTGCGCCAGTTGCAAACGACCACGCTCACCACCGGACAGCTCATCTAGGCGTTTTTGCTGGTCATTGCCTTTAAAGTTGAAGCGACCCACGTACGCCCGCGAAGCGACCTCATACCCATTGATGTTGAGGATGTCCTGGCCGCCGGAAACGGCCTGCCAAACGGTCTGCTTGTCGTCCAGGGCATCGCGCAGCTGCTCGACATAAGCGATATCTACCGTTTCACCCAGCACGACCTCACCCGCATCGGGCT
This window of the Halomonas sp. SH5A2 genome carries:
- a CDS encoding phosphoribulokinase; the encoded protein is MSREYPIIAITGSSGAGTTTVRRSFERMFLREDVHAAMVDGDAFHRYTRDELHRMFREEPERKNELSHFAVEANLLDRLEGMFIEYGEHGTGTFRHYIHAEDKQKIEAGHKVGTFTEWQSLPCGTDLLFYEGLHGGLVTEEFDIARHVDLLVGVAPTMNLEWIQKIDRDTKMRGYSQEAVIDTILGRMDDYVRYIQPQFSRTHINFQRVPTVDTSNPFEVQDIPTDAESFVVIRFRDPSTVDFPWLLAMIKDSFMTRPHTLVVPGARMSLAMELILAPLVRHLLSQRRFR
- a CDS encoding histidine triad nucleotide-binding protein, which gives rise to MDCLFCKIINREIPADIVYEDEHVLAFNDINPQAPTHQLIIPKKHIATLNDIQDDDLVTVGRLQYTAAKLAQEQGFADDGYRIVMNCNEMGGQTVYHIHMHLLGGRQFTWPAG
- the coq7 gene encoding 2-polyprenyl-3-methyl-6-methoxy-1,4-benzoquinone monooxygenase, with the translated sequence MMRRCPRSDQWIYQFDRALRTLAPPTVRSKAPVPVSPSDETLTAFEAHHVSGMMRVNHNGEVCLQGLYQGQRLFAQRPDASAQMQQSATNDLGHLALFSQRLRQLDSRTSLLAPCFYIASLSIGATTGALSERLGLGLLAASESQAAKRFGDQQSRLPEADQTSRTMLRQMAVEKNHHAQLALEAGGVSLPAPVQWLMRGAFKAVSKTTYHG